In the Caldibacillus debilis DSM 16016 genome, one interval contains:
- a CDS encoding Gfo/Idh/MocA family protein, giving the protein MINIGIVGLGGMGTVHYHNYRHIDGCRVVAAVCNTEEGKERAKKFGLTPYSSVEEMAEKERIDCVDVCTPTYLHKQHVMEALKLEKHVIVEKPIALQKKDAEEMYALAEEKNRLLFVGHVLQFTKETEILREAVESGKYGKPLDGYFWRLSATPKWSSESWLFDKEKSGLIPFDLHIHDLDLIISLFGKPQSFTYTSCGREGLPYKEAYRIQYGFDGLHVTAEAAWYNAGIPFRAGWRIYLEDGLIEYDGEKVVLFPPEGEAKVFDLKEDVLIPTGINLPPTGIFYRELSHFIDCMVKGIPSERVSSEQVLAAIEILENFMK; this is encoded by the coding sequence ATGATCAACATTGGGATCGTCGGTTTGGGCGGCATGGGAACCGTTCATTACCACAATTACCGTCATATCGACGGTTGCCGGGTAGTGGCCGCCGTCTGCAACACGGAAGAGGGAAAAGAACGGGCGAAAAAATTCGGCTTGACTCCGTATTCCTCTGTTGAAGAAATGGCAGAAAAGGAACGAATCGACTGCGTCGATGTGTGCACGCCGACGTATCTTCACAAACAACATGTGATGGAAGCTTTGAAGCTTGAGAAGCATGTCATCGTGGAAAAACCGATCGCCCTCCAGAAAAAAGATGCGGAAGAAATGTACGCATTAGCCGAGGAAAAAAACCGGCTTTTGTTTGTGGGTCATGTCTTGCAATTCACGAAAGAAACGGAAATTCTCCGAGAAGCAGTGGAAAGCGGGAAATACGGAAAACCGCTCGACGGCTATTTCTGGAGGCTGTCGGCAACGCCGAAATGGTCGAGCGAGAGCTGGCTTTTCGACAAAGAAAAAAGCGGGTTAATTCCCTTTGATTTGCATATCCATGATCTGGATTTAATCATCAGCCTGTTCGGCAAACCTCAGTCTTTCACCTATACAAGCTGCGGACGAGAAGGATTGCCGTACAAAGAAGCGTACCGGATCCAATATGGATTCGACGGGTTGCACGTAACGGCCGAAGCCGCTTGGTACAATGCCGGTATCCCTTTCCGGGCGGGGTGGCGGATTTATTTGGAAGATGGACTGATCGAATACGACGGGGAAAAGGTCGTGCTATTCCCGCCGGAAGGAGAAGCGAAAGTATTTGACTTGAAGGAGGATGTGCTCATCCCCACGGGTATTAACTTGCCCCCCACCGGGATATTTTACCGGGAACTGTCTCATTTTATCGACTGCATGGTAAAAGGGATTCCTTCGGAACGGGTCAGCAGTGAACAAGTGTTGGCCGCCATCGAAATTCTTGAAAATTTTATGAAATGA
- a CDS encoding sugar phosphate isomerase/epimerase family protein, producing the protein MHRIIAVNSNTYHGYSLRDAIRGTRDAGFRYIELTATKGWTEHVFPTMSFDELCKIKQELEDYGITPFSMSGHCNLMDRGRLEDFILNIQLAAFFECDYIISSIGEAHLKDRAEIGDDEVAEHIKEIVPYLEKYDLVLGLENHGKHATGKQIMEIVNLVDSPRVVINYDTANVIYYGNVDVLEDMKACVDKIGHIHLKDKAGAHNEWNFPAIGKGTVNFSAIIDLLEKSGNDCPLSIEIEFTTDGAKDLAEVDQAVRDSYRYLKKLGLEF; encoded by the coding sequence ATGCATCGGATCATTGCGGTCAACTCGAACACGTATCACGGGTACTCCTTGCGGGATGCGATCCGGGGCACTCGGGATGCCGGATTCCGCTATATCGAGTTGACGGCTACGAAAGGATGGACGGAGCATGTTTTTCCGACGATGAGTTTCGACGAACTGTGCAAGATCAAACAAGAATTGGAGGATTACGGAATTACCCCCTTTTCGATGAGCGGCCATTGCAACTTGATGGATCGGGGACGATTGGAGGATTTCATCCTGAATATCCAATTGGCGGCTTTTTTTGAATGCGATTACATTATTTCCTCCATCGGGGAAGCCCATTTGAAAGACCGGGCAGAAATTGGCGATGACGAGGTGGCGGAACATATCAAAGAAATCGTCCCATACTTGGAAAAATACGATTTGGTGCTCGGATTGGAAAACCACGGAAAACACGCTACCGGCAAACAAATCATGGAGATCGTCAACCTGGTGGACTCCCCAAGGGTCGTGATCAATTACGACACCGCCAACGTCATCTATTATGGCAATGTCGATGTGTTGGAAGATATGAAAGCCTGCGTCGACAAGATCGGCCACATTCATTTGAAGGATAAAGCCGGAGCGCATAACGAATGGAATTTCCCCGCCATCGGAAAAGGGACGGTTAATTTTTCTGCGATCATCGATTTATTGGAAAAGTCGGGCAACGATTGCCCCTTGAGCATCGAAATCGAATTCACCACGGACGGTGCCAAGGACTTGGCCGAGGTCGACCAGGCGGTCCGTGATTCCTATCGATATTTGAAAAAACTGGGTTTGGAATTTTGA
- the ileS gene encoding isoleucine--tRNA ligase, translating into MDYKKTLLMPKTDFPMKANLPKKEPEIQEKWETMRIYEKVQARTKGRKKFVLHDGPPYANGDIHMGHALNKILKDFIVRSKSMSGYDAPYVPGWDTHGLPIEQVLVNKGVDRKGMSATEFRKLCEKYALEQVDNQRRQFKRLGVRGDWDRPYLTLDPKYEAQQIRVFGEMAKKGYIYKGLKPVYWSPSSESALAEAEIEYKDKRSPSIYVAFAVKDGKGVLEEGTKIIIWTTTPWTIPANLGIAVHPEFAYAVVEVKGEKYLLAEDLLQDVARELGWETYERVKTVRGEQLEYVVAKHPFYDRDSLVVLGEHVTKDSGTGCVHTAPGHGEEDFYVGQKYGLGVLSPIDDRGYFTKEAPGFEGLFYDEANKAVTKKLEEVGALLKLGFITHSYPHDWRTKKPVIFRATMQWFASIDPIREQLLKEIQNVRWYTKWGETRLYNMIRDRGDWCISRQRLWGVPIPVFYAENGEAIITDETIEHVAQLFERHGSNIWFEWDAKDLLPEGFEHPGSPNGIFRKEKDIMDVWFDSGSSHYAVLKTREELHHPADVYLEGSDQYRGWFNSSLITSVAVLGHAPYRAVLSNGFTVDGEGRKMSKSLGNVISPEEITRQFGADVLRLWVSSVDYTADVKVFMDNFKQVSEVYRKIRNTFRFMLGNLADFDPEKDAVPYERLREVDRYMLVKLNRLIRTIRSCYDNYNFSDIYHEINKFMTVDLSAFYLDFAKDVLYIEEMNSPARRAMQTVIYECLTATVKLLAPILVHTAEEVWGYIPGVKEESVQLTDFPEARTFEDEEKILQKWDRFMKLRDHVLKALELARNEKRIGKSLEAKVSMYVTPEIRQFLDSFQENLGQIFIVSKFEIAGSLEEAPDGVYQTDQLAIAVSKADGETCQRCWMVTTDVGTDEEHPTLCRRCASIVRKHYAHVLQ; encoded by the coding sequence TTGGATTATAAAAAAACGCTGCTGATGCCGAAAACGGATTTCCCGATGAAGGCCAATCTGCCGAAGAAGGAGCCGGAAATCCAGGAAAAATGGGAAACTATGAGGATCTACGAAAAGGTTCAGGCCCGGACGAAGGGCCGGAAAAAATTCGTTCTGCACGACGGCCCCCCTTACGCCAACGGCGATATCCACATGGGCCATGCGTTGAATAAAATCTTGAAGGACTTTATCGTCCGTTCGAAATCCATGTCGGGCTATGACGCCCCTTATGTGCCCGGCTGGGATACCCACGGGCTGCCCATCGAGCAGGTTTTGGTCAATAAAGGGGTCGACCGGAAAGGGATGTCCGCGACCGAATTCCGGAAGCTGTGCGAGAAGTACGCCTTGGAGCAGGTGGATAACCAGCGCCGGCAATTCAAACGGCTGGGCGTCAGGGGCGATTGGGACCGCCCCTACCTGACCCTCGACCCGAAGTATGAGGCCCAGCAGATCCGGGTCTTCGGCGAAATGGCGAAAAAGGGATATATTTACAAAGGGTTAAAGCCCGTCTATTGGTCCCCCTCCTCCGAATCGGCCTTGGCGGAAGCGGAGATCGAATATAAGGACAAACGTTCGCCGTCCATCTATGTCGCCTTTGCCGTCAAGGACGGGAAAGGAGTTCTGGAGGAAGGAACGAAGATCATTATCTGGACGACGACGCCCTGGACGATCCCGGCCAACCTGGGGATCGCCGTCCATCCGGAATTCGCCTATGCGGTCGTGGAGGTAAAAGGGGAGAAGTACCTCCTCGCAGAAGACCTTCTCCAGGACGTGGCCCGGGAGCTGGGATGGGAAACTTACGAACGGGTGAAAACCGTCCGGGGGGAACAATTGGAATATGTGGTGGCCAAACATCCTTTCTATGACCGGGATTCCCTCGTCGTCCTCGGGGAACACGTGACGAAGGATTCGGGTACCGGCTGCGTTCACACCGCGCCCGGCCACGGGGAAGAAGACTTCTATGTGGGGCAAAAATACGGGCTCGGTGTCTTGAGCCCCATCGACGACCGGGGGTATTTCACGAAAGAGGCGCCGGGCTTCGAAGGCCTGTTTTACGACGAGGCGAATAAAGCGGTGACGAAAAAACTGGAGGAAGTCGGCGCTTTATTGAAGCTCGGTTTCATCACCCACTCCTACCCCCACGACTGGCGCACGAAAAAACCGGTCATTTTCCGGGCGACGATGCAATGGTTCGCTTCCATTGACCCGATCCGGGAACAGCTGCTGAAGGAAATCCAAAATGTCCGGTGGTACACCAAATGGGGGGAAACCAGGCTCTATAACATGATCCGCGACCGGGGCGACTGGTGCATTTCCCGCCAACGCCTATGGGGGGTGCCGATCCCCGTCTTCTACGCCGAAAACGGGGAAGCGATCATTACCGACGAGACGATCGAGCATGTGGCTCAACTGTTTGAACGCCACGGATCCAACATTTGGTTCGAATGGGACGCCAAGGACCTGCTGCCGGAAGGCTTCGAACATCCGGGAAGCCCCAACGGCATTTTCCGGAAAGAGAAGGATATCATGGATGTCTGGTTCGACTCCGGCTCTTCCCATTACGCCGTGTTGAAAACGAGGGAGGAGCTGCACCATCCGGCGGATGTGTACCTGGAAGGATCCGACCAATACCGGGGCTGGTTTAATTCCAGCCTGATCACCAGCGTCGCCGTTTTGGGCCACGCGCCCTACCGGGCCGTCTTAAGCAACGGTTTCACCGTCGACGGGGAAGGGCGGAAGATGTCCAAATCCCTCGGGAACGTCATCTCCCCGGAAGAAATCACCAGGCAATTCGGCGCGGATGTGCTCCGGCTCTGGGTATCCTCGGTGGATTATACGGCCGACGTCAAGGTGTTTATGGACAATTTCAAACAGGTGTCCGAAGTCTACCGGAAAATCCGGAACACGTTCCGGTTCATGCTCGGCAATTTGGCCGATTTCGATCCGGAAAAAGACGCCGTGCCCTATGAGCGGCTCCGGGAAGTCGACCGGTATATGCTCGTCAAATTAAACCGGCTGATCAGGACGATCCGAAGCTGTTACGACAATTACAACTTCTCCGACATTTATCATGAGATCAATAAATTCATGACAGTCGATTTGAGCGCCTTCTACTTGGATTTCGCCAAGGACGTGCTGTACATCGAAGAAATGAACAGCCCGGCCCGCCGCGCCATGCAGACGGTCATCTACGAATGTTTGACGGCGACGGTCAAACTCTTGGCGCCGATCCTGGTCCATACCGCCGAGGAAGTGTGGGGATACATTCCCGGCGTAAAAGAGGAAAGCGTCCAATTGACCGATTTTCCGGAGGCCCGAACCTTCGAAGATGAAGAGAAAATTTTGCAAAAATGGGACCGTTTCATGAAATTGCGGGATCATGTGTTGAAGGCGCTGGAGCTGGCCAGGAACGAAAAACGGATCGGGAAATCGCTGGAGGCGAAGGTCTCCATGTACGTGACCCCGGAAATCCGGCAGTTCCTGGATTCCTTCCAGGAAAATCTCGGGCAAATTTTCATCGTCTCCAAGTTCGAAATCGCAGGGAGCCTGGAAGAAGCGCCGGACGGGGTTTATCAAACGGATCAATTGGCCATCGCCGTATCCAAAGCGGACGGAGAAACTTGCCAGCGCTGCTGGATGGTCACGACGGACGTGGGCACCGACGAAGAACATCCGACCTTGTGCCGCCGTTGCGCCTCGATTGTCCGCAAACATTATGCCCATGTGCTGCAATAA
- a CDS encoding DivIVA domain-containing protein, producing the protein MPLMPIDIHNKVFSRGFRGYDEDEVNEFLDQVIKDYEMIIREKKELEDKVKQLEERLAHFTHIEETLNKSIIIAQETAEEVKQNAQKEAKLIIREAEKNADRIVNEALSKARKIALEIEELKKQSKVFRNRFKMLIEAQLDMINSEDWDKLMEYDTDATELKSLDEDKEDLYAKG; encoded by the coding sequence ATGCCGTTAATGCCGATCGACATACATAACAAAGTTTTTTCCCGCGGTTTCCGCGGTTATGACGAAGACGAAGTCAATGAGTTTTTGGATCAGGTGATCAAAGATTACGAAATGATCATCCGCGAAAAGAAGGAACTGGAAGACAAGGTCAAGCAGCTGGAAGAAAGGCTCGCCCATTTCACCCATATCGAAGAGACGCTGAACAAATCCATCATCATCGCCCAAGAAACCGCCGAAGAAGTGAAACAGAACGCCCAGAAAGAGGCGAAATTGATCATCCGGGAGGCGGAGAAAAACGCGGACCGGATCGTCAACGAAGCCTTGTCGAAGGCGAGGAAGATCGCCCTGGAAATCGAGGAGCTGAAAAAGCAGTCGAAGGTGTTCCGCAACCGGTTCAAAATGTTGATCGAAGCCCAGCTGGACATGATCAACTCCGAAGATTGGGACAAGCTAATGGAATACGATACGGACGCGACCGAATTGAAATCGTTGGATGAGGACAAGGAAGACCTTTACGCGAAAGGTTGA
- a CDS encoding YlmH family RNA-binding protein: MSLYQHFRPEEKVFIDQVLDWKMAVEDSYAPKLTDFLDPREQHILSAVLGKGIGWELFGGGPGNERKRALIFPEYFVPEPEDFQIALLEFAVPKFSSLTHRDVLGAIMGSGVKRSKIGDIIVAADRIQFFAAKELASYFTFHLDKVGNTGVNVAEIPLEKALPPRETWKESSVVSSSLRLDAVLSASVNLARQKVQQMIRQGLVKVNWKQTEDCDYPLREGDVISVRGFGRIKILGSAKTKKEKWRLLIGKQK, translated from the coding sequence ATGTCTTTGTATCAGCATTTCCGCCCGGAAGAGAAAGTCTTCATCGATCAGGTTTTGGACTGGAAAATGGCCGTGGAGGACAGCTATGCCCCCAAACTGACCGATTTTCTCGATCCGCGGGAGCAGCATATTTTGTCGGCCGTCCTCGGGAAAGGAATCGGCTGGGAGCTGTTCGGCGGCGGCCCCGGCAACGAAAGGAAGCGGGCCCTCATCTTCCCGGAATATTTTGTTCCGGAACCGGAGGATTTCCAGATCGCGCTGCTGGAATTCGCCGTGCCGAAATTTTCTTCCTTGACACACCGGGACGTGCTGGGCGCGATCATGGGATCGGGCGTAAAAAGAAGCAAGATCGGCGACATCATCGTGGCGGCGGACCGGATTCAATTTTTCGCCGCCAAAGAGCTGGCTTCCTACTTCACGTTCCATTTGGATAAAGTCGGCAACACCGGGGTTAACGTCGCCGAAATCCCTTTGGAAAAGGCGCTACCTCCCCGGGAAACCTGGAAGGAATCTTCCGTTGTAAGTTCTTCCTTGAGGCTCGATGCGGTCTTGTCCGCTTCCGTCAACCTGGCGAGGCAAAAGGTCCAGCAGATGATCCGGCAAGGCCTGGTGAAGGTCAATTGGAAGCAGACCGAGGACTGCGATTATCCCTTGCGGGAAGGGGATGTCATTTCCGTGCGGGGCTTCGGCAGGATCAAAATCCTCGGCTCCGCGAAAACGAAAAAGGAAAAATGGCGTTTATTGATCGGAAAGCAAAAATGA
- a CDS encoding YggT family protein, which translates to MDLIIDIIAKLFTLYFYLLIIYIFMSWVPNARETQLGQMLANICEPYLEPFRRFIPPLGFVDISPIFALIVLQLAMHGLQTIKFWF; encoded by the coding sequence ATGGATCTCATAATCGATATCATCGCGAAATTGTTTACCCTCTATTTTTATCTGCTGATCATCTATATTTTCATGTCCTGGGTCCCCAACGCCCGCGAAACCCAGCTGGGGCAGATGCTGGCAAATATTTGCGAACCCTATCTGGAACCGTTCCGCCGTTTCATACCGCCCCTTGGTTTCGTGGACATCTCTCCGATTTTTGCGCTCATCGTCTTGCAGCTGGCCATGCACGGCTTGCAAACCATAAAATTCTGGTTCTGA
- a CDS encoding cell division protein SepF translates to MSIKSKIKSFFSLDEEFLEDELEAEYEQLPAKPPRNERKNVVNLQSVQKTAKLILFEPRMYAEAQHIADHLKNRRAVVVNLQRLDHDQARRVVDFLSGTVYAIGGDIQRIGDHIFICAPENVEISGNVSDYLVHDENLHKGL, encoded by the coding sequence ATGAGCATCAAATCGAAAATCAAATCGTTTTTTTCCCTTGATGAAGAATTTCTGGAAGATGAGCTGGAGGCCGAATACGAACAGCTTCCGGCGAAACCGCCGCGGAACGAAAGGAAAAACGTCGTCAATCTCCAAAGCGTCCAAAAGACGGCGAAGCTCATCCTTTTCGAACCGCGGATGTATGCGGAGGCCCAGCATATTGCCGACCATTTGAAAAACCGAAGGGCGGTCGTCGTCAACTTGCAGCGGCTGGATCATGACCAAGCCCGGCGCGTCGTCGATTTTTTGAGCGGCACGGTCTACGCCATCGGCGGCGACATCCAGCGGATCGGGGACCATATCTTTATCTGCGCGCCGGAAAATGTCGAAATCTCCGGGAACGTTTCCGATTACCTGGTTCATGACGAAAATCTTCACAAGGGGTTGTAA